A region of the Emcibacteraceae bacterium genome:
GTCCACGGTTGGAAAAGCGTTGGAAAGTGGCGGCAAAGGCGACGTTATACAAGTCAAAAACAACAATTCCCAGAAAATAGTTACAGCCATAGTATTCGGCCCCAGTCAGGTCGAAGTTCATACGGAGCTCGACAATCTGGTGCTCCTGAATAATCCCTAATTCATAAAAAGGAACAGTTATGAAAAATTTAATCCTTACTAAAATAACACCAATATTGCTGATATTAACTCTATCCGCATGCGGTACCTTGGACAGGATCGGTAATATAGGCAGCGCCCCGGACCTAGCACCTATTGCAGATGACAGGGTTATTCCCCAGCAAGCCGTGGCAACGCCCATTCCAGTCACACGCCAAAATGCCGTCTTCCTTGAAAATAAAGGGAACAGCCTTTGGAGAACCGGTTCGCGTGCTTTTTTTAAAGATGCCCGTGCATCTGCTGTTGGCGATATTCTGACAGTTAACATTACGATCAATGATGCCGCATCCATTAACAATGCAACAACCCGAACCAGAGCCAATTCAGAAGATTTGAATCTGAATAAAATGCTTGGCTTGGAAACAATTATTCCTGATAGCCTGACACCAGGTGACCTTGTTAACACCTCTGGAGCCACATCAAATGTGGGGACCGGTAAAGTAGACAGGAAAGAAAGCATAAATCTGGTTGTAGCCGCGGTCGTTACGCAAGTGTTGCCTAACGGAAATCTGGTTATTCAGGGAAAACAGGAAGTAAGAGTTAATTTTGAAGTTCGGGAAATGACGATTATGGGCGTTATCCGACCAGAAGATATCAGCTCGACAAATACTATTGAACATACGCAGATTGCTGAAGCCAGAATTTCCTACGGCGGACGTGGTCAGCTGACAGATTTCCAACAACCCCGATATGGAAGTCAGCTTTTTGATATTCTGTTCCCCTTCTAATCCAAATAAATTGTGTCCGGTTAAAGAGAGACATCTATAACCATTGTTCCTGCACAATTAAAAAGGGCTGTAACAAAAAGTTACAGCCCTTTTTTCTATTTCGAAAATTATTTTATTTTTTAATTATCTCTGTGAACTTTTTCGTAATTCTCATGTTTTTCCTGAGACTCGATTGTCATTGTCGCAATTGGCCTTGCCTGAAGTCTACGCAGACTGATCGGCTCTCCACTCACTTCGCAGTAACCATATTCCTTATTTTCAATCCGCTTTATGGCTGCATCTATTTTCGTAATCAGTTTACGCTGGCGATCTCTCGTACGAAGTTCAACAGACCAGTCCGTTTCTGCCGATGCTCTATCGGCAATATCAGGCTCTTTAAGACTGTCTTCCTGGAGGTGCGATAAAGTTTCTTTGGAATCATCAAGGATTGATTTCTTCCAATCTACAAGCTTGCGGCGAAAATATTCCAATTGCAGGTCATTCATAAACTCTTCATCTTCGGAAGGTTCATATCCATCAGGTAATTCCACTGACATTGTTGCCTCAACTAATTTATGGTTACAAAAGTGGTGACAACCTACTTAAGTCGACTGCAAAATTCAAGCTATTTTATTTAAGATGTTTATGAAGAAATTGTGAAAGGAACCTTATGGTCCCTTACTTTAACATATCAAGCTTCGCCAGCTCGACTTTAGCTCTTAATTCAATATCATTTATAATTTGAACCAGATGAGGATCAAGGTTCTTTTCCCGCTGTATTGCCAATGCCTTAACAATATCGGTCAGGCGCTTTTTTGAAATCTGACCAAGCAGCAGTCCATGACGAATAGCTTCAAGATGCTCGATCAGACCTTCAGCTCTCTGAATGGCCTTCGTTTTCCCATCTGTTGCCGTTGGCATTTCCTGCAAAGAAAGAAGGCTGTTAACTGATGTAATCGGCGCCGTACCGCTCATCGCGCTTGACGCCTGGGTTTCCTCGGTATTCAGAGCTTTTCCGAAAGCAGCCTTATCCGCAGAAGACGCTGATTTTGCCCTCTTGATTCTGCTTGTCGTGACGCGATCTGTTCCTTTAACTTTCATTATTTATTCTCAATAAAACCCTATTTTCAATTTTCTGTACTGTGCCATTACTATAAGACATAATTCAATATCATACGAATGAATTATAAATGAATTTTTTAAATAATGCACCCGGCAATGCTTTCCGTATGACCCGGCAAATATGTTCCGGAAAAATCTAAAAAGCGTGCGATATTTATTATACATAAAAAAAGTTATTATTTTTCAAATGGATAAACAATAAATTTATTTGAGATTAATTGGCACGATTTTCGCATAACCAAGTATGAATTAATTTTTGTAAATTATTTATATGTGGAAATGAAATGTTATCACGATCAGAAAAACATGGCAGAATGCTGAAAAAGAATTATTTTTACAGCACCGTCAATTCTCTTAGATTTAAGAAACTCGTCCTTTTTATCATTGCGACGGTATTTTATCTGGGAACGGTACATTTCGCACAGGCAGAATCACGTATTAAGGACCTTGTATCGGTAGAAGGCGTGCGCGACAACCAATTGGTCGGATATGGTCTGGTCGTTGGATTGAATGGTACGGGCGATACACTTAGAAATTCACCTTTTACCCAACAAAGCCTGATTGCCATGTTGGAACGCATGGGTGTGAACACCCGTGATGCGGTGATGAAATCAGTCAACACGGCTGCCGTCATGGTTACCGCAAATCTTAATGCATTTTCACGTGTCGGCTCACGCGTTGATATCAGCGTTAGCTCAATTGGTGATGCCCAGGATCTTCGTGGTGGAACCTTGATTGCAACCCCCCTACTTGGTGCCGATGGTGAAGTTTATGCCGTTGCCCAGGGTTCAATACAAATTTCCGGTTTTACAGCAGGTGGCAATGCCGAAACAATTACGCAAGGCGTGCCAACCGCCGGCCGTATTCCCAATGGTGGCCTTATTGAAAAAGAACTTAATTATGCACTGAATAATAATGACACTCTTAATTTGGCCTTAAGAAGTCCGGATTTTACCACTGCGCGCCGCATTACCACTGCCATTAATAATTTTATGGGTCAGAATGTTGCATTGCCTCTGGATCCTGCGACCATCGAAGTATCAATTCCACAAGGTTATTCGGGCAGCATGTTTTCATTTCTGACCGATATTGAGCAATTGAATGTAACACCGGATCAGTTGGCAAAAGTTGTCGTAGATGAAAGATCCGGCATTATCGTCATTGGTAAGGAAGTAAAAGTCAGTGAAGTTGCAATTGCCCAAGGCAATCTCACCATACGTGTAACTGAAACACCACAAGTTTCGCAGCCAGCTCCATTTACCCAAACACCCAACGCCCAAACCCAGGTAGTTCCAAGAACAGAGGTCACCGTTGAAGACGATGAAACCGGCAAGAAATTTGCGATTTTGGAAGAAGGTGTCAATTTACAGGATCTGGTTGATGGGCTTAACGCATTGGGAATTAATCCACGCGATATGATCGCCATATTGCAGGCACTGAAAGTGTCCGGCGCACTCCATGCTGAAATTGAGGTGATGTAAAATGGATACGTCACTCTACCAGTCCGTGATCATAGGCGGGTCAAAAAACCAGATTAAACCTGCTCCTCATGCAGAGCCTAAAACGCCGGACGAAATTAAGGCAAAACGGGCTGCCGATGAATTTGAGGCTATCTTTATTTCACAAATGCTGAAAAGCATGTCCATTGGCGTAAAAACAGATGGGCCATTTGGTGGCGGTCAAAGTGAGGAAATTTATAGAGAACTTATGAATGAACAAATGGGCAAAACCATTTCCCGCCAGGGGGGAATTGGGATGTCAGATGAAATATACAGGGAAATTTTAAAAAACCAGGAAGTGAGTAAATAGTCATGCAAAACCTATCTCATAATGAAGCTCCTGTCGTAACATTGATTGAAATTACAAAGAGCCTTACGTCCATATTAAAAGAAGAAATGGACTGCCTTAAAAGCAGCAGGCCTTCTGAAATCGCAAAATTTCAGAAACAAAAAAATATTTTAACAGCGTCTTATCAGAAAGAACTGAACGATATTAAATTAAATGGCGGCCTCGCATCTGCCGGCAGCGGGAATATTGTCCGAACCCTTAAAATTGAAAGCAGGGAATTTCAAAAAACTCTTGAAAAACACCATAGGTTTATAAAAGCGAAAAAAAACCTGTCGGAACAGATGATCAAGGATATCAGTGCAGAAATCGCCAGTCAGTCCGGACGCGGTCATAAATATGGCAGAGATGCAAAAATGGCATCCACTTCCACAGCAGCAAAAACCACATCACTGGCCATAAACCAGACTATATAAACTATAAAATTCTACCACTAAACAGATCTAAAACTCCTCCGGATTGCATCAAAAATCGGGGGATTTTTTTTACAACTTATGAGTCAATAAAACTTTACACTGCAATCCTTTCCTTGTTCCTCGGAATCTTTTTCCCCACTCCTGGCATCCAATTAGTAATCTGTAATTTTATTGTTATATTTCAATAAGTTATAAAAATAAAATCTTTGGCACGCTTATTGCTTATTAGGGAGTAAATACCCCAAATAGGTATTTAATTTGTCAGAATGAAAACCATAGAGGAGAGCAAAAATGGGCTTTTCAGTTAATACAAACGCTAGTGCCTTAAGCGCATTGCAGAACCTGAACTCGACAACAAATAGTTTAGACAGTGTTCAAACAAGAATTAATACAGGATTGAGAATTTCCAGCGCTAAGGATAATGCCGCTGTCTACTCGATTGCACAACAGCTTCGTGCCGATTTGCGGGGTTATAATGCTGTAAAACAAAGTCTGGACCGCTCAATCAGTACAATTGATATCGCCCTTGCGGCAGCTGAATCAATTTCTGATCTGCTCATTGAAATGAAGGAAAAAGCGGTTGCTGCCGCTGATGCCGGACTTGATGATGACAGTCGTACAGCACTTGCACAGGATTTCGAAGCGCTGCGCGACCAGATTACCACCATTACTGCAAATGCTGAATTTAACGGTACAAACCTTATTGATGCTGGCGCAGATATTATTGTTGCTATTACAAGCCCGGATGCTGTTCAGAAAATTTCCATTGCCCACGAAAGCCTGACACTTGGCGGTGGAAATATCACGATTACAGCCGGCCAAACTGTTTCCACCCTTGCAACGGCTGTTTCTGCAGTAGCTGACGTAACAGCATCGCTCGCTGCCGTAAACGCCGTACTTACAAGGCTGGGAGCCGGTGGCAAAACACTGGAAGCCCAGCGCACATTTGCGACTAAAATCTCGGATACAATTGAAGTGGGTATCGGCAATCTTGTCGATGCTGACCTTGCCCGAGAGAGCGCGCGACTGCAATCGCTTCAGGTGAAACAGCAACTTGGTGTACAGGCACTTTCCATTGCCAATGCCGCCCCAAAATCAATTTTGAATCTCTTTGGTGGTTAATAAAAACCATAAAAGGGCATTCTGACGAAAGACAGAAGGTTGATTTAAAAATCAACCTTCTGATCTTTAAGTCAAATAAGCGTAAAATAATTTCAAAGAAAATTTTTTAATTTATATTTTAGCCAACAGTTCTTTAAAAGCTTCGTTCGTAAGCCATTCGGTATTATTATCGCTTGTATATTCGAAGCCTTCCCCCACCTGAGTAGCCCCCATATCATCATAAGCCTTATCCGTCCAGAAGGTAAATTGTGGTTTGATGATATAGCGGTCATCAAGCTCAATCGTCTGTCTGCCGTCATCTTTGGTAATCATGATTTCATGAAGTTTTTCACCGGGACGAATACCGATTTCCTTTTGCGGCAAATCCGGTGCCAGGCTTCTGGCCATATCGGTAATTTTCATACTTGGAATTTTCGGAATATATATTTCGCCGCCCTGCATCATTTTAAGACTGCTGAGCACGAAATTTACACCCTGCTCCAAAGTAATCCAGAATCTCGTCATTCTCATATCGGTGATCGGTAAATGCTCTGCCCCCTGCTCAATCATATTTCTGAAAAAAGGAATGACGGACCCTCTTGAACCAAAAACATTCCCATATCTTACCACAGAGCAGGAAAAATCCTGAGACCCGGCCAAACTGTTGGCTGCAACAAAAATCTTGTCCGATGCAAGCTTTGAAGCACCATAAAGATTTAATGGACTTGCCGCTTTATCGGTGGAAAGGGCCACAATCTTTTTAACCCCACAGGCAATGGCCGCCTCTGCGACATTTTCTGCACCCAGTATATTGGTTTTTATACATTCAAACGGGTTATATTCTGCGATCGGAACATGTTTTAATGCCGCAGCGTGAATCACATAATCAACACCCCGAAGTGCCATCAAAAGACGCTTCTGGTCACGGACGTCACCGATAAAAAAGCGCAGACATGAAAATCTTGGGTGACTTTTAAACCGCTGTTCCATTTCAAACTGTTTCAGTTCATCTCTGGAAAAAATAATGCAGCGACGTAATTTTACGTCATCCAGAAATTTTTTTACCAGTTTTTTCCCAAAGGATCCTGTCCCCCCGGTGATCAGTACCGATTTGCCTTCAAGATAGGAAAGGTCTGTTTCAAAGTCTCTCATTAATTATATCCAAGAAATATTTAGTAATTATCGCTGTAGCTTACATGAAAAATCATATATAACAAAGCTTTAATAGTGTTTTTATAAGCCTTTTTCTGCTATAAATGGCAAAAATAGAGGAAATATTAAAATGGCGAATATTGCCCTTATACCAGCAAGAGGGGGAAGTAAAAGAATTCCCGGAAAGAATATTCGTAATTTTTTAGGCAAGCCTATTATTGCCTATTCAATCGAAGCCGCAAAAAAAAGTAATTGTTTTGATCGGATCATCGTTTCAACCGATTGTCCTGAGATCAAAAAAGTCGCATTGGCGGCTGGTGCCGAAGTACCCTTTGACCGTCCAGCAACGATTTCAGACGATTATGCCACCACAAATGATGTGATAAAACATGCCGTTAACTGGTTGAAAAATAATAATATTTCTATTGATCTTCTGTGCTGCATATATGCAACCGCGCCTTTTATCAGGGAAAAAGATATTAAATTAGGCCTTGATTATTTGGAAAAAAACAAGGATGCCGACTTTGCCTTATCAGTCACCAGTTTTCCTTTTCCCATCCAGCGAGCTATAAAAATTAATGAGGGAAGAATTGAAATGTTCTCACCTGAATATTTATTGACCCGTTCACAGGATCTTGAGGAAGCCTATCATGATGCCGGGCAGTTTTACTGGGGCAGACCGGACGCTTTTCTTGCCGATGTCCCCTTTTTTTCAAAAGCATCAATTCCTGTTATTCTTCCCAGATATCTGGTTCAGGATATTGATAATGAAGAAGACTGGATAAGGGCAGAGCGCCTTTATAAAGCGAACTTACAATGAAAAAAATACTGTTCCGCGCTGATGCATCCATAACGATCGGAACGGGTCACGTCATGCGCTGCCTTACGCTTGCTGCGGCATTAAGAAAATCCGGTTGTGAAATCTTCTTTTTGTGCAAAGACCTGAAAGGCAATATGGCAGAAACCATAGAAAAAAATGGTTTTCAAGCTAATCTTCTGCCCTTAAGTAATAATAACCAAAACACAACCCACTCCACTATGTCTATCTGGTCAGAGGCTGATCAGACGAAAGACTTTGATGCCTGTAGACCGTTTCTTCAAAATTTTCAGCCGGATATGATAATAATTGATCATTATTCACTGGACCAAAACTGGCATAAACAGGCCAGAAACTATACAAAACACATATTTGTTATTGATGATCTTGCCGACCGCAGCCACGACTGCGACTTCCTGCTTGACCAGACTTATGGCGTTGACGAAAACAGATATAAAGATCTTGTCCCCATGCACTGTGTGAATTTTATTGGCTCCCAATTTGCTCTGCTCCGCGAAGAATATTCAGCTGGACGAAAAGCTGTTCTTGAAAGCAGGAAACAAAAAAATTCGATAGAAACTATTTTAATTTCATTTGGCGGCAGCGACCCGGATAATATATCTCTCCTTGCCCTAAACGCCTGCGAAATGCTTTATCCGGCAAAGAAATTTATAATTGACTTGGTGCTCGGCCCATCCAACCAAAATCAGGTAGAACTTAAAGAATTCATTGATAAAAGTCAGCTTGACGTGAGTCTACACATTAATACCAATAACATGGCCGATTTAATGATGAAAGCCGATCTGGCGCTTGGTGCCGGGGGAACAACCACCTGGGAAAGATGCTGTCTTGCTCTGCCCAGCATTGTGGTTTGTCTTGCTGATAATCAGCGCGATACCATAAATGCTCTGGAAAAAAAGGGGGCCATTATCAATGCCGGAAACGCAGCAGGCCTGTCAGCAAAGAAACTGTCAGAAATGATAAATGAGCTTTTTCAAAACCCTTCAAGAATAAATGTCATGCAACAAATCTCGAGTGAAATTTGTGACGGCACAGGAGCTGAGAAAATTGTTTCTAGTCTCAAATCCAAAATGGCTATATGATATCTTCCGGCAGGGGAATTGAATGAAATTACGCACAGCAACCATGGAAGATTGCAGAGACATATTTATCTGGCGCAATGATTTGACGACCAGACAAATGTCAATTGATACGGGAGAAATCAATTTTGAGAATCATGTTAACTGGCTGGAAAAAACATTAAAAAACAATAATTTAAGGCTTTATATTTTAGAAAGTGAGAATAAAAAAGTTGGCGTGGTAAGATTTGATCGTGCAGATCAGGACTTGATTGTTTCCATAAATTTAAATCCCGCGTTCAGAGGTCAGGGATTGGCTGTTAAAACACTTTCTATTGCAATTGACGAAATAAGAAAAGAATGGAAATTTGACACAATCATCGCAAAAATTAAATCAGAGAATAAAGCGAGCATCGCTCTCTTTGAAAAATGTGGTTTTGTCCAAAAAGAATGTATTAACAATATACTGATATATACAATGAAATGACCCAGAAATTTATTGAAATAGCCGGACGGAAAATTGGCCATAACTACCCTCCCTATATTATTGCAGAACTTTCCGCCAATCATAATGGATCAATTGACCGTGCTTTAAAATCCATTGTGGCTGCCAAGGATGCGGGGGCAGACGCCGTAAAAATTCAAACCTATACGGCTGATACAATAACCATTGACTGTGAAAGTGATGATTTCATGATCAATGATGGTGGCCTTTGGGATGGCTATAGTCTTCATAAACTTTATAAATGGGCGGAAACCCCATTTGAATGGCATCAGGCTCTATTTGATAAAGCCAAAGAGCTGGGCATTACACTTTTCAGCAGCCCGTTTGATCATACGGCTGTCGACTTACTAGTAAGCCTGAATGCACCCGCCTATAAAATTGCCTCCTTTGAACTTGTGGATATTCCGCTGATCCGGAAAGTGGCCAAAACGGGAAAACCGATGATTATGTCCACCGGAATGGCAGATGAGCAGGAAATTACACTTGCCGTCGAAACGGCAAGAAAATATGGTTGCGACCAACTATGTCTGCTTCACTGTATCAGCAGTTATCCTGCCCCTGTTGATCAGTCGAATTTAAGAACAATAGCAGATATTGAAAAACGTTTTGATGTCGTCGCCGGTCTTTCGGATCATACATTAGGCACGACAGTTGCTGTTTCATCGATCGCGCTAGGCGCGTCCGTCATTGAAAAACATTTTAAACTTGATGATGATGAAGAAGGACCCGATAGCGCTTTCTCGCTGACCGACAAGCAGCTGAAAATATTATGTGATGAAACAAAAAATGCGTGGCAGGCACTCGGCACGGCAAGTTATGATCGAAAACCTGCCGAAGAGCAGAATTTAAAATTCCGGCGGTCCCTTTATTTTGTTGAGGATTTGAAAAAAGGCGACATTATTACGGGTAAAAATATGCGCAGTATCCGCCCCGGATTTGGCATTGCTCCAAAATATTATGATGAAATATTGGGAAAAAAAGTTAAAACTGATATAGCCCGTGGTACACCGGTTAAATTTGAGCTGATAGAATAAACTGACATTTGGAAAGAATGAATATGAGTTATAAAACCGAACAGGAAGAATTTTGGGCTGGTGAATTTGGCGACGATTATATAGGCCGAAATCAGGGGGATGAACTGCTTGCCTCCAATCTAAATTTCTTCTCAAAAGCCCTCAACTCAGCATCCGGTTTAGATTCAGTGATTGAGTTTGGTGCCAATATAGGAATGAACCTGAGGGCTTTAAAGCTCCTTTATCCACATCAGGAACAGTTTGGCATTGAAATTAATGAGAAAGCCGCAACGGAATTATGCAGGTTTTTAGGTGAAAAGAATGTGTTCAACAGTTCAATTTTTGACTTTAAAATTAAAAAGAAGGTTACCCTCTCTCTTATTAAAGGGGTACTCATACACATCAACCCGGAAATGCTGCCTAATGTTTATGAAGCTCTTTATAATGCCTCGAACAAATATATTCTGGTTTGTGAATATTATAACCCCTCACCTGTGGAAATTAATTATAGAGGTCATGCCGAGAGATTATATAAAAGAGACTTTTGCGGGGAAATGCTAAAAACCTATCCTGATCTTAGGCTTATTGATTATGGGTTTGCCTATAAAAATGACCCGTCATTCCCTCAGGATGATATTACCTGGTTTCTAATGGAAAAAACCGGGTAAGTTTAAAATTAATAAATTTTATAACAAAAAACCTGCAGGAATAATTTTCATGCAGGTTTTTTATAAACTTATATTAATCATACTAAACTCTTTTTATTATGCTGTCTCATCGACAACAAGTCCCTCCGTTTCCCGGTAATAGGCAATGAGTGCCAGCACTTCCTCGGCGGGAAATTGGGATACAACTTCACCGGATTTTTTATCTACACTTTTATAAACAAACAATCCTGATTCACCATCAACATCAATACTCAATTTTGTATTTGCTGATTTCAAAGTGAGCGCTTTATTCAATATAGCTTCCGCCTGACTGACAAAATCACCCGCTTGTTTTGTATCTTTTTTCAGTAGGTTATTAATGGTTTTGGACTGTACCGCATTAGCAGCTTCCGGAGCCGCATCAGTATTTTCAGTGGCGGTGCCACCTACATTCCTTTTAGGGAGGGCAGCGTCCTGAATAACACGAGCAGCGGTTAAGCCCCCACCATATGTGTTAATTCCATCTACCATAATAATCTTTATTCCTTATCTGAATTGCTAAGTTGATGACTTTGGTGAGGTATAAAATACCCCACCAAAAATCAAATAACCAATTAACGGAATAGTGAGAGCACTGTTCCAGGTGCCTGGTTCGCAATAGACAAGGCTTGCAAGCCAAGTTGCTGTTTCACCTGCAGTGACTGCAAGTTCGCACTTTCACGAGCCAGATCAGCATCAACCAGATTACCAATACCAACTTCGATAGCGTCAGAAAGCTTCTCAATGAATGTTCCAACAACCTCAATACGTTTTGAACCCGCACCAAGTGCTGATAGTGAAGCATTCACAGTAGCAATCGCAGTAGAAATCGCTGTAACAGCAGCAAGAGCATTTGCAGATGTGTCAATAGACGTTGTTGCAAGTGCCAGAGTTGTTGAATCGATATCTTGTGCAGTAATCGTAATAGCATTTGCTGATAGACCATTCGCATCAACGATCGCAACGATATTATTAGCTTGAAGTGCATTCAATCCGTTAAATTGAGCATTTTTCACAATTGTATTAATTTGTGAAACAAGCTGACGATAATCGTTATTAAGAAGTCCGCGTGACGTTGCATCATTACCCTGGTCACGTGAAGCAACAGCTTTTTCTTTCAGTTGAACCAAAAGATCAGAAACTGCTTCCGCGCCGGCCAAAGCCACATCAACGGCACCAGTCGCACGGTCAAGACTTGATTTAACAGCTCTTAGACCACCAAGCTCGGCACGTTGTTTTTGTGCAATCGCAAAAACAGATGCATCATCCTTAGCACCAGCCACTTTAAGACCAGTGTTAATTCTGCTTTGAACAATATTTAATTGTGAATTTGTTTTATTCAGATTTTGCAGAGCAACGAGCGCACCTGCGTTTGTATTTACGGAAAAACCCATAGTATAATCTCCATTCTAGAGTATGTTACGGAGCATTTTGCTCCAGTTAGAGCCGAATTTATTTCAGCCAGTTATAATGTTAACAAAAATGTCTTTCTGACACCTACTAACCTGACCAAATTATTCTACAACCCTTTAACAAAAATTTAACAAGATTCACCTTTTCATTAATAAGTTCAATAAATCATATATTATAATGAGTTACAACTAAAAAATTAATATAGTTAACAAAAATTAACCATATTATACCTTAATTGAAGTCCCTGAATGTGGTGAAGATTCAGGTGAGTATCCGGTGGTCTGAGATGTATGCTGCTGCTGATTCTGTTCCTGCAGGGCCGCTGCATTTTTTTGCTGCATTGCAAGCCCTTCCATCACACTCCTGTTTACATCTATAAGCGCCTGGATATCCTCGTTTTCCCTGATAATTTTTGAGCTGTGCTTACCGACCCATATGGATAGAGATATTATTTGCGCCCGAAGTGTTTTTGGAAGCTGGTTTCCCTCTACCGCACAATCCGTGGCAAACGTTGACCACATCCGTCTGTTCCAGTAAAGCGCGTCATGCAATTTCTGATCGGTTTTTGCCAATCCTTTTGCATCCATCAGGGCGCGGGTTACGTCAACAAATAGTCGATATTCCGTTTGCTGCGGTGTTTCGGTTGTTTTACTTGTATTCTGGTAGGCATTAAGTGACATGTGCTAATCTCAGATTTTCATACTCAAATAATTTTTTACATTTCATCAGTGCTTTATAAAATTCACCTTCCATGACATCCTTGCTGATTGCCACACAAAGCAGTTTGGTTTCCGGGTCTTCTACCACACCAAGAAATTCTGTCATTCTTAGAACAAACTGTTCATGATATTTATTAAAGCCAGCTGGATCCATGTACATAAGCATGATGGGGAAATAGACATGTTTAACAGGTGTATCAACCTGCTCGGAAGGAAGAATGTCCTTTTCCCTAAGCAGGGACGCTTTATTTTGTAGCACCAAAGTTGAGCGCCGATCACCATTTACGATGACGGCTCCATTTACAACAAATTTTTCCCCGGGCTTTAACGATAATTTCAACGCCATTTTATTTTTTCTTCCTATATCCTGTATTATTAATAACGAGGATAATATACTTCTGTTAACCATTTCACAATTAAATGGTTAATATAATCTAAAAATGATAAAGAATATTTTATATAAATAGTCATATATTAATAAAAATAGCAATTACGGGCATTTAAATGACAAACAAGAGAAAAAAAATTTCGCCGGAACCTTCTCCTCCTAAAAATAAGGCTCAGTATATAAAACTCTTAAAAAAAGGCATTACGTATCACAGAAACTCTGACTTCATAAATGCAATTAAACATCTTAATAAAGCAATGGAGTATGATACTAAAAATTCTCAGTTATTCATGTTGCTGGCTGACAGCTTATTTAAAATCGACAATAAACAGGCCGCTTTACAGGTCATGTCCCATGCGCTTGAAGCAAATCCAGATGATCCGGCCAATGTTCTGGTTTTAGGGAATGCCGCTTATAATATGCAATTTTTTGATCTTGCTGCAAAAATTCATGCTCACCATATAAGACTAAGCCCCAATGACCCAATAGGGTATAATAATTATGCAACCGCGCTCAGGGAAGACGGCAAACTTAATGAAGCCATTTCAATTCTTCAGGATGTTCTACCCTTATTTCCGCAATCTGTCGAGCTATGGAATACATTGGGGTCCATTGTGGCTTTTCGCGACGGTAAAGAAAAAGCGATCGTATTTTTTGAGGAGTCCCTTAAACTCAATCCGGAAAATGCACAAGCCTTAAACA
Encoded here:
- a CDS encoding flagellin gives rise to the protein MGFSVNTNAGALVALQNLNKTNSQLNIVQSRINTGLKVAGAKDDASVFAIAQKQRAELGGLRAVKSSLDRATGAVDVALAGAEAVSDLLVQLKEKAVASRDQGNDATSRGLLNNDYRQLVSQINTIVKNAQFNGLNALQANNIVAIVDANGLSANAITITAQDIDSTTLALATTSIDTSANALAAVTAISTAIATVNASLSALGAGSKRIEVVGTFIEKLSDAIEVGIGNLVDADLARESANLQSLQVKQQLGLQALSIANQAPGTVLSLFR
- the pseF gene encoding pseudaminic acid cytidylyltransferase; translated protein: MANIALIPARGGSKRIPGKNIRNFLGKPIIAYSIEAAKKSNCFDRIIVSTDCPEIKKVALAAGAEVPFDRPATISDDYATTNDVIKHAVNWLKNNNISIDLLCCIYATAPFIREKDIKLGLDYLEKNKDADFALSVTSFPFPIQRAIKINEGRIEMFSPEYLLTRSQDLEEAYHDAGQFYWGRPDAFLADVPFFSKASIPVILPRYLVQDIDNEEDWIRAERLYKANLQ
- the pseI gene encoding pseudaminic acid synthase; this encodes MTQKFIEIAGRKIGHNYPPYIIAELSANHNGSIDRALKSIVAAKDAGADAVKIQTYTADTITIDCESDDFMINDGGLWDGYSLHKLYKWAETPFEWHQALFDKAKELGITLFSSPFDHTAVDLLVSLNAPAYKIASFELVDIPLIRKVAKTGKPMIMSTGMADEQEITLAVETARKYGCDQLCLLHCISSYPAPVDQSNLRTIADIEKRFDVVAGLSDHTLGTTVAVSSIALGASVIEKHFKLDDDEEGPDSAFSLTDKQLKILCDETKNAWQALGTASYDRKPAEEQNLKFRRSLYFVEDLKKGDIITGKNMRSIRPGFGIAPKYYDEILGKKVKTDIARGTPVKFELIE
- the pseG gene encoding UDP-2,4-diacetamido-2,4,6-trideoxy-beta-L-altropyranose hydrolase, producing MKKILFRADASITIGTGHVMRCLTLAAALRKSGCEIFFLCKDLKGNMAETIEKNGFQANLLPLSNNNQNTTHSTMSIWSEADQTKDFDACRPFLQNFQPDMIIIDHYSLDQNWHKQARNYTKHIFVIDDLADRSHDCDFLLDQTYGVDENRYKDLVPMHCVNFIGSQFALLREEYSAGRKAVLESRKQKNSIETILISFGGSDPDNISLLALNACEMLYPAKKFIIDLVLGPSNQNQVELKEFIDKSQLDVSLHINTNNMADLMMKADLALGAGGTTTWERCCLALPSIVVCLADNQRDTINALEKKGAIINAGNAAGLSAKKLSEMINELFQNPSRINVMQQISSEICDGTGAEKIVSSLKSKMAI
- the flbT gene encoding flagellar biosynthesis repressor FlbT, yielding MALKLSLKPGEKFVVNGAVIVNGDRRSTLVLQNKASLLREKDILPSEQVDTPVKHVYFPIMLMYMDPAGFNKYHEQFVLRMTEFLGVVEDPETKLLCVAISKDVMEGEFYKALMKCKKLFEYENLRLAHVT
- a CDS encoding GNAT family N-acetyltransferase, encoding MKLRTATMEDCRDIFIWRNDLTTRQMSIDTGEINFENHVNWLEKTLKNNNLRLYILESENKKVGVVRFDRADQDLIVSINLNPAFRGQGLAVKTLSIAIDEIRKEWKFDTIIAKIKSENKASIALFEKCGFVQKECINNILIYTMK
- the flaF gene encoding flagellar biosynthesis regulator FlaF; the encoded protein is MSLNAYQNTSKTTETPQQTEYRLFVDVTRALMDAKGLAKTDQKLHDALYWNRRMWSTFATDCAVEGNQLPKTLRAQIISLSIWVGKHSSKIIRENEDIQALIDVNRSVMEGLAMQQKNAAALQEQNQQQHTSQTTGYSPESSPHSGTSIKV
- a CDS encoding flagellar protein FlaG, encoding MVDGINTYGGGLTAARVIQDAALPKRNVGGTATENTDAAPEAANAVQSKTINNLLKKDTKQAGDFVSQAEAILNKALTLKSANTKLSIDVDGESGLFVYKSVDKKSGEVVSQFPAEEVLALIAYYRETEGLVVDETA